TCATTCCCGACGGCCACTCGATTTGCAACCGGTCGATTTGTTCTTGTACGCCGATCCCGAAGTCAACCGTTCTCTCATTGGCTCCCATGTAGGTCCCGTCCATCATCCAAGCGTGCCATTGCTCGTCACCACAAACCGCAATCACCTCCGCACCCACCGCGTCGCGTTCCGACGCCGCGCCGACCAAGTCAACTCGCAACCAATTTTGGGTCTCGGTGCAATTTTTCAAAATGGAGATGGGAGCGTCCAGCGAGTTGGCAACTAAATCAGGCCGACCGTCTCGATTGAAATCCAAACGAACCAGCGTTCTTGCAATCCGAGGCGTTCGCCAAAAAGATGAGGAACTGACCGATGGGTCACCAAACTCAAACACTCCTTGCGTCACAAATCCGGACGGGCCACCACGAAACAACTGGGGCAACATACGAAACGGAATATCGGGTGTGCCGTTCTGAGCGGGTTCAAACACATGCCCATTGACGACTATCAAATCCAACCATCCATCTCGGTTCAGGTCAGATGCCTGGGTTCCAAACCCAACCATCTCACGACCGCCATCAGACAGCCCAAATGGCGCCGCCATATCCGTAAAGAAGCCAGACGTCCTCTGCAAGAATAGATTGTTGGGCTGCTCATAGTAATTCGTCACAAACAAATCCAGCGATCCGTCGCGGTCAAAATCTCCACCCGCGATTCCCATGCAACCTTGCGTTTCTGCATTGCCGCCAGAAGCACACCCGCGAAGGATGGCTTGTTCCTTTAATTCCAACGTTCCATCGCCACTTGCTTGGCTGACCCAGAAGTGGTTGTTTGTCGTATCGTTGGAAAGAAACAAGTCGTTCCCGGCCTTTCGATCAAAGTCCGCGATGATACCCGCGAAAGCGTAGTTGGCTTCTTGAAGGCCCGCGCCAACACGTGGCCACTCGCGCCAATCGCCGTTTGTCATCCGCTTCAAAAAGCGATCTTTGGCGGGAGCAAAAATTCGCGGTGAACAATCAAAACCGTCTCCCCAGCATTTCGTTTCAAATGCCGTTTCGTCATCGATGTAGTTGATCTCGACCATCTCTGGCAAAGCGTCACCATCCAGGTCCCCGCAGACGATGCTGCTGGTCCAGCCATTGGACCCTTCAATCGTTTGAGATGAGAAGGTCCCATCGCCGTTGTTGATGCAGATCACATTGGCACCAATGTTCGCAATCACCAAATCAACAAACCCATCTTGATTCAGATCGGCGGTGGTGGCTCCTTGTGCGTACGACCGGTCATCGCTTCCCGATGCGACCGAGACGTTGTGCGTTGTTCGCCCATTCAGATTTCGAAACAACTGGTTGGCTCCCGAACCGGCAGGATCGTTGGGCGGGCCTCCTGCGTCACAGAAATACAGATCCGGCCAACCATCCAAATCAAAGTCGACGACTGCGATGCCACCACCGTTGACCTGACTCATTCGCAGGCGGCTGGGGTCGGTGTTGGGATGATTCCGAAACTGAAAGTTGACGCCAAGCTTCTCCGCGACGTCCACCATCCGAACTGGGATGGAAGCCGTGAGCGAATCGCTTGAGCGTTTCGTCGCTTTCAAGTTCGACGCGGCATCGGCCAACATTGCCGTGCTGTTGGGAAGAGGCCAACGTCGCAATTCAATCCCGCACAACAAGTCGGGCGGAGACGGAGGTTCCTGCATGAGCCGTTGCCTCGCATGCTTCAACTCGGGCATCGCTTCTGACAGCCGACCTTCTTCGTACGCCAAAATGGTTCGCCACGAGATTGCTTCCCAATGTCGACCGAGTTTTTCAAGTTGTTCCACAAGCGTTCTTAAATCTTGCCGACGGTTTTCGCGATTCAAACCAACGTTCATCGCCATTTGCCAAGCCTCATCCAGCCACTTCTTTCGCTCCAAAACCCGCTCGGCCGCTTCGAACTCACCAACCATTGCCAAAGCCTCGGCCATTCGGAGGTAAGCGACTCGATCGGTGGGATCGATCTGGACCGCTTCGCCGAAAGCTCGAATGGCTGCGGTGGGGTGCTTCATGCGCAACGACCATTGCCCGATTGCAGCCCAGTACTCAGCTTCCTGCTTGATCGACTTTGGCAGTGTTGCGAACCACTTTTCCAGATCCTCATTGGACTGCAATGCCTCGTAAACGCGTCCTTCGAAAGCAGAAACGCTTGATGAATCCGGAAACACCTCCCGCAGTTGTCGCACTAAATGTTTAGCTTCATCGGCTTCATCCTGAACCAGCAATTGCTTGGCTCTCGCCAAGTCTTTCGAGCTCAACGCTTCGTGGTTTGGCTTGGTTCGCGAAACGAGGGCCAATGACAACGGTTCGTCGTCGTGATACGGAACGCTCAGCGTCGTCATGCTCAGCAATTCTTTTTCGGTGACATCTCCCAGTCGGATCAACGCCTCGACATGACGTGTCGCTTCGACGCGTCGACCTTGAGCATTCAGTAAATGCGCCAGCCGACGATGGACGGGCACCAAGTCACCAAACCGGGAATGCATTTCACGATAAGTTGATTCAGCCTCCTCAAGGCGGCCAACATCCTGCAACCAGTCCGCGATTTGCCCCAACGCTGGCAATCCAGCCTCGGGATGATCCGGTGGAATCGCCTGGAGATACGAAATGGCAACGTCCATTTCACGTTGCCCATGTGCAATCCGCGCGGCCAAGAAAAGTGCGGTGGGCGATTCAGGACGCATTAGCAGCAGCGACCGATTCAGTTTTTCTGCTTCGGTGAACCGGCTCTGATGAACTAAATCGCCGACTCGCTCCTCAAGCTCGTCAGGCGAGAGCTGTTCCGCCTCCAAAGGCTGAGCCACCGCTGCGAGTTGCAGCACCTCATCGCTCATTGCATCGCTTTTTGTTGCGATCGGACCATCGGCCGAAGCCGATCGGTCTACCGAGTCACGGGAGCCGCACCCTGACTGAGCCACTATTCCGAAGAGCAGCAACATCGGGATCAAGCGACGCCGATTTGCCCGCTCTGCCTCGAACGTGGACAGAAATAGGATCCGTGCCGCAACGTTGTGACCCACGATCATTCGATACATCATCGGTCTCATCACCGTTGGCCCCAATCCAA
Above is a genomic segment from Rhodopirellula bahusiensis containing:
- a CDS encoding FG-GAP-like repeat-containing protein, whose product is MLLLFGIVAQSGCGSRDSVDRSASADGPIATKSDAMSDEVLQLAAVAQPLEAEQLSPDELEERVGDLVHQSRFTEAEKLNRSLLLMRPESPTALFLAARIAHGQREMDVAISYLQAIPPDHPEAGLPALGQIADWLQDVGRLEEAESTYREMHSRFGDLVPVHRRLAHLLNAQGRRVEATRHVEALIRLGDVTEKELLSMTTLSVPYHDDEPLSLALVSRTKPNHEALSSKDLARAKQLLVQDEADEAKHLVRQLREVFPDSSSVSAFEGRVYEALQSNEDLEKWFATLPKSIKQEAEYWAAIGQWSLRMKHPTAAIRAFGEAVQIDPTDRVAYLRMAEALAMVGEFEAAERVLERKKWLDEAWQMAMNVGLNRENRRQDLRTLVEQLEKLGRHWEAISWRTILAYEEGRLSEAMPELKHARQRLMQEPPSPPDLLCGIELRRWPLPNSTAMLADAASNLKATKRSSDSLTASIPVRMVDVAEKLGVNFQFRNHPNTDPSRLRMSQVNGGGIAVVDFDLDGWPDLYFCDAGGPPNDPAGSGANQLFRNLNGRTTHNVSVASGSDDRSYAQGATTADLNQDGFVDLVIANIGANVICINNGDGTFSSQTIEGSNGWTSSIVCGDLDGDALPEMVEINYIDDETAFETKCWGDGFDCSPRIFAPAKDRFLKRMTNGDWREWPRVGAGLQEANYAFAGIIADFDRKAGNDLFLSNDTTNNHFWVSQASGDGTLELKEQAILRGCASGGNAETQGCMGIAGGDFDRDGSLDLFVTNYYEQPNNLFLQRTSGFFTDMAAPFGLSDGGREMVGFGTQASDLNRDGWLDLIVVNGHVFEPAQNGTPDIPFRMLPQLFRGGPSGFVTQGVFEFGDPSVSSSSFWRTPRIARTLVRLDFNRDGRPDLVANSLDAPISILKNCTETQNWLRVDLVGAASERDAVGAEVIAVCGDEQWHAWMMDGTYMGANERTVDFGIGVQEQIDRLQIEWPSGMRQSFENIPANSHCLIIESVNAIHYFEVANHTGEHRGG